ATTACCTGGAGTTTTTCGCCGAGATTGATTTGCTGTGCGCGCTGTCGACGTGTCCGGGTGGGGATTTGTCGCTGCCGATGTGGGGGCCGGATGCGCAGGATCCATTGACAGTGTGTCGTCCGTTGGGCGTCGAGATTTACACCTTGGAGGAGGGGCTGCTTGAAGGCTGGAGTCAGCCCGAACGTGCTGCCTATAAAGGGCAGCACGGGTTGCAGATTACCAAGGCGGCTTGGGAGTAGCCCAAGGTTCAGCGATCCTGCGCATCCTTGGCATCCGCCTGCGCATTGCGTTCGGCCACGCGCTTGCGTTGGTCGTCGGTGAGTTCCACTTTGTTGGCGCTGTCGCGCAGCATCATCAACCCACCGACGATCGATCCGATCGCAACTACCATAATCAACCACGCATACCACGGCATAAGGCTCTCCTTGAGGCAGGTTGCCGAGGGAGAATTTTCCCACGGTAATAACTGCTTTGAGTTACGGGCGTTCTGAGTAGTTCAGTGTAGGCCCGTTCTGCCTCGCCACCTTATAACCCGGTTAACATCGCATCCGCCGGCGCATCGGCGCGGTCTTGGGCGGTGAGTTGGAAGTAGATGAAACCTGCGGCCATGAAACCAAGGAAAATCAGCCCGATCAGTGTGTTGAACCAGGCCATCGCCACCAGGCATACCACGGCCAGTACTAGCGCGATGCCCGGCACGACGGGGTAGCCCGGTGCGCGGAAAGTCCGTTCCAGCAGCGGTTCGGTTTTGCGCAATTTGAACAGGCTGAGCATGCTCATGATGTACATGACGATGGCGCCGAACACGGCCATGGTGATCATCGCGGCGGTCAGGGTCATGCCGCCCAGGTTGATCAGGCCGTCGCTGTAGATCGCGGCAATGCCGACCACGCCACCGGCGATGATGGCGCGGTGGGGTGTCTGAAATCTCGACAGCTTGGCCAGGAAAGGTGGCAGGTAACCGGCACGCGCCAGGGCGAAGAACTGTCGCGAGTAACCGAGAATGATGCCGTGAAAGCTCGCCACCAGGCCGAACAGGCCAATCCACACCAGCATGTGCAACCAGCCGGAGCTTTCGCCCACCACGGTTTTCATCGCCTGGGGCAGCGGGTCGTTGATGTTTGACAGGGTGCGCCAGTCGCCCACGCCGCCCGCGAAGAACATCACGCCCATGGCCAGGATCACCAGGGTGAGGATGCCGCTTATGTAGGCTTTCGGAATGGTGCGCTTGGGATCTTTCGCTTCTTCGGCGGCCATGGCCGCGCCTTCGATGGCGAGGAAGAACCAGATGGCGAAGGGGATCGCGGCGAACATGCCGGCAATCGCCGGGGCGCCGAAGGTGTCGGAGCCGGCCCAGCCGTTCAGGGCGAAGTTGCTGAAGCTGAACGCCGGGGCGACGACGCCCATGAATACCAGCAGTTCGGCGACGGCGAGCACGCAGACCACCAGTTCGAAGGTGGCGGCGAGTTTCACACCGAGGATGTTCAGGCCCATGAACACGATGTAGGCGCCGACGGCGGCGTGTTTCGGGTCCAGTGCCGGAAACTGCACATTGAGGTAGGCGCCGATGGCCAGGGCGATGGCGGGCGGCGCGAAGACGAATTCGATCAGGGTTGCCAGGCCGGCAATCAAGCCGCCTTTTTCGCCGAAGGCGCGGCGGCTGTAGGCAAAGGGGCCGCCAGCGTGGGGAATCGCGGTGGTCAGTTCGGTGAAGCTGAAGATGAAGCAGGTGTACATCGCGGCGACCATCAATGAGGTCACCAGAAAGCCCAGTGTGCCGGCTACGCCCCAGCCGTAGCTCCAGCCGAAGTATTCGCCGGAAATCACCAGCCCGACGGCGATACCCCATAGATGGAGGGTGCCCAAGGTGGGGTTGAGTTGTGTGTTCATTGTGATGAGTTCCCTGAACGGTTGGAATGATTCAGGGTGTTGCAGTGGCTATGCCAGGCTACGCAAACCTGTCGCAAAGCGGCGCCTATGTCGCCTGCGAGACGGTTTAGCGTTTGAATGCGGCCTGGCGTGCACCAGATAGGGGCGGTATTGCCTGGACCGCCGCCATCGCGGGCAAGCCCGGCTCCCACAGTGGACCGCGTCAGGCCTGGAAAAAACGCGATCAAAAGGTGGGAGTGGGCTTGCCCGCGATGAGGCCCTCTCAGTCACCGCCAATTCCCCCGTAAACCCCGCATAAAGCCACTCTTTACGCCATCTTTACGCCCCGCGCCCTGCGTCGCTCTCGTTCCTTTACACCGCTCCTGCGGACAATGGCCTCACACGCGGCACTCGCCGTTAAACGGAGAAACTTCCATGAGCGTTCTGGACGGGGTGTCACTGCTATTGGCCGTGGCGCTGTTCATTTATCTGCTGGTTGCGCTGTTACGCGCGGATCGGAACTAGGAGCGGGCTATGCACAGTTATGACTATTGGCTGATCATCGCTTTCTTCGCCGTGGTACTGGTGCCGGCACCGTTTCTGGGGCGGTTCTATTACAAGGTGATGGAAGGCCAGCGCACATGGCTGACGCCGGTGCTGGGGCCTGTGGAGAAAGCCTGTTACCGCCTTTCGGGCGTGGACCATCAACAGGAGCAAAGCTGGCAGAAATACACGCTGGCGTTGCTCGCGTTCAACCTCGCGGGCTTCTTGCTGCTGTTCGCCATCCTGTTGTTTCAGGACTATCTCCCACTCAATCCGCAGAAATTGCCGGGCCAGGAATGGACGCTGGCGTTCAACACAGCGGTCAGTTTCATGACCAATACCAACTGGCAGAACTACAGCGGCGAAGCCTCCCTGAGCTACCTCAGCCAGATGGTCGGCCTCACCGTGCAGAACTTCGTCAGTGCCGCCACCGGGCTGGCCGTCCTGGTCGCGCTTTGCCGTGGGATCGGTCGCAAATCCACCACGACTTTGGGTAATTTCTGGGTCGACATGACCCGCGCCACCCTCTACGGCTTGCTGCCGCTATGCCTGGTGCTGGCGCTGTTCCTGGTATGGCAGGGTGTGCCGCAGACGTTCGCCCATTACGTTGAAGCCGTGACGATGCAAGGTGTGGATCAAGTCATCCCGCTGGGCCCGGCAGCCAGCCAGATTGCCATCAAGCAACTGGGCACCAATGGTGGCGGCTTCTTTGGGGTGAACTCGGCGCATCCGTTTGAAGACCCGACGGCGTGGGCCAACCTCTTCGAAGTGGCGTCGATCATTCTCATCCCGGTCGCCCTGGTGTTCACCTTCGGCCATTACGTTAAAGACCTGCGTCAGAGCCGCGCGATTCTTGCGTGCATGCTGGCCTTGTTCCTGATTGGCGGCGCGACGTCACTGTGGTCCGAGTACCAGCCCAACCCGACCCTGAACAACCCGGCCGTGGAGCAGACCGCGCCGCTGGAAGGCAAGGAGACGCGCTTCGGCACTACGGGCACCGTGCTGTGGTCGGTGACCACCACTGCGGCGTCCAACGGTTCGGTCAACGGCATGCAGGACAGCCTCAACCCTCTGAGCGGCATGGTGGCGCTGGTCAACATGATGGTCGGCGAAGTGATTTTCGGCGGCGTCGGTGCCGGTCTGTACGGCATGTTGCTCAATGTGTTGATCGCGGTGTTCCTCGCCGGCCTGATGATCGGCCGCACCCCGGAATACCTGGGCAAGAAGCTTCAGGCCAAGGAAGTGCAGTTGCTGGTAGTGACCCTGCTGGTCATGCCGGTGGGTGTGCTCGTGCTGGGTGCCATCGCCGCCAGTCTGCCGGGCCCGGCCGGAGCCATCAGTAACCCTGGCCCCCACGGTTTCAGCCAGTTGCTCTACGCCTACACCTCGGCCAGTGCCAACAACGGTTCGGCGTTTGGTGGTTTCAGCGGCAACACCGCGTTTCACAACCTGATGCTCGGGCTCGGCATGTTGATCGGCCGTTTCGGTTACATCCTCCCGGTACTGGCCCTGGCCGGTAGCCTGGCGATGAAGAAGACCGCGCCGATTGGCCAGAACAGCTTCCCGACCCACGGCCCGTTGTTCGTGACGCTGTTGACCGTGACCATTTTGCTGGTGGGTGGCCTGACGTTTCTGCCGACACTGGCGCTGGGTCCGATTGCTGAACACCTGAGCATGGGCTTCTAAGTCAAGGGGATATGAGAATGAACATGTCTGTAAAAAATGCTGCCCCAGCGCGCACTCAGGAGCCCGCCAAAACCGCGATCTCTGCGTTGTGGCGCCCGGCGCTGGTCCAGGCGTTCGTCAAGCTGGACCCGCGTCAACTGCAACGCTCTCCGGTCATGTTGGTGGTCGAGCTGACCGCCATTCTCACCACCGTGCTGTGCTTTGTGCCCGACACCACCGTGCCGACCTTCGTGGCTGTGCAAATCGCGGTGTGGCTGTGGTTCACCGTGCTGTTCGCCAACTTCGCTGAAGCCTTGGCCGAGGGCCGTGGCAAGGCCCGTGCCGACAGCCTCAAGGCCGGCAGTGAAGGGTTGAGCGCACGCCGCAAAGAGGCCGACGGCAGCTTCAAGGTGGTACCGGCCACCAGCCTGCGCAAAGGTGATGTGGTACGCGTCGCCGCAGGCGAAATGATTCCTGGCGACGGCGAGGTGATCGAAGGCATCGCCGCGGTCAACGAAGCGGCGATCACCGGCGAATCCGCCCCGGTGATCCGCGAGTCCGGCGGCGACCGCTCGGCCGTCACCGGCAACACCCGCCTGGTGTCGGACTGGCTGCTGATCCGCATCACCGCCAACCCCGGCGAGTCGACCCTGGACCGGATGATCGCGCTGGTGGAAGGCGCCAAACGCCAGAAAACCCCCAACGAAGTTGCGCTGGATATCCTGCTGATCGGCCTCACCCTGATCTTCCTGCTGGTGGTGGTCACCCTGCAGCCGTTCGCTCACTTCGCCAATGGCAGCCTGCCCCTGGTGTTTCTGGTCGCACTGCTGGTGACGCTGATTCCCACGACCATTGGCGGCTTGCTCTCGGCCATCGGCATCGCCGGCATGGACCGACTGGTGCGTCTGAACGTGATCGCCAAGTCCGGTCGCGCGGTGGAAGCGGCGGGGGACGTGCATGTGTTGCTGCTGGACAAGACCGGCACCATCACCTTCGGCAACCGTCGTTGCTCGGCCGTGGTTGCGGCGCCCGGGGTCAGTGGCCGGGAAGTGGCTGAAGGCGCGTTGTACGCCTCCCTGGCCGATGACACGGCGGAAGGCAAGTCCATCGTCGAGTACCTGCGCGCCTTGCACCCCCAGGCCGAGCCGACGCTGGACCAACTGATCGCCGTACCGTTCAGCGCTGAAACCCGCTTATCCGGCGTCGACTATCAGGGCCGCGTCTTCCGCAAGGGCGCGGTGGATTCGCTGCTGGCATTTATCGGCCAGCAACGCAGCGACCTGTTACCGGCGCTGTCGCGGGAGATCGATAAGATCGCCCAGAGTGGCGGCACGCCGTTGCTGGTGT
This genomic stretch from Pseudomonas orientalis harbors:
- the kdpB gene encoding potassium-transporting ATPase subunit KdpB; translation: MRMNMSVKNAAPARTQEPAKTAISALWRPALVQAFVKLDPRQLQRSPVMLVVELTAILTTVLCFVPDTTVPTFVAVQIAVWLWFTVLFANFAEALAEGRGKARADSLKAGSEGLSARRKEADGSFKVVPATSLRKGDVVRVAAGEMIPGDGEVIEGIAAVNEAAITGESAPVIRESGGDRSAVTGNTRLVSDWLLIRITANPGESTLDRMIALVEGAKRQKTPNEVALDILLIGLTLIFLLVVVTLQPFAHFANGSLPLVFLVALLVTLIPTTIGGLLSAIGIAGMDRLVRLNVIAKSGRAVEAAGDVHVLLLDKTGTITFGNRRCSAVVAAPGVSGREVAEGALYASLADDTAEGKSIVEYLRALHPQAEPTLDQLIAVPFSAETRLSGVDYQGRVFRKGAVDSLLAFIGQQRSDLLPALSREIDKIAQSGGTPLLVCADGKLLGAIHLKDVVKPGIRERFAELRTLGIRTVMVTGDNPLTAAAIAAEAGVDDVLAEATPEKKLARIRHEQNDGRLVAMCGDGANDAPALAQADVGMAMNDGTQAAREAANMVDLDSDPTKLLDVVQIGKELLVTRGALTTFSIANDVAKYFAILPALFAAIYPQLGVLNVMHLQSPQSAILSAIVFNALIIVVLIPLALRGVRVQAASAAALLRRNLLIYGLGGLLVPFVGIKAIDMLLTALHLV
- the kdpA gene encoding potassium-transporting ATPase subunit KdpA, with the protein product MHSYDYWLIIAFFAVVLVPAPFLGRFYYKVMEGQRTWLTPVLGPVEKACYRLSGVDHQQEQSWQKYTLALLAFNLAGFLLLFAILLFQDYLPLNPQKLPGQEWTLAFNTAVSFMTNTNWQNYSGEASLSYLSQMVGLTVQNFVSAATGLAVLVALCRGIGRKSTTTLGNFWVDMTRATLYGLLPLCLVLALFLVWQGVPQTFAHYVEAVTMQGVDQVIPLGPAASQIAIKQLGTNGGGFFGVNSAHPFEDPTAWANLFEVASIILIPVALVFTFGHYVKDLRQSRAILACMLALFLIGGATSLWSEYQPNPTLNNPAVEQTAPLEGKETRFGTTGTVLWSVTTTAASNGSVNGMQDSLNPLSGMVALVNMMVGEVIFGGVGAGLYGMLLNVLIAVFLAGLMIGRTPEYLGKKLQAKEVQLLVVTLLVMPVGVLVLGAIAASLPGPAGAISNPGPHGFSQLLYAYTSASANNGSAFGGFSGNTAFHNLMLGLGMLIGRFGYILPVLALAGSLAMKKTAPIGQNSFPTHGPLFVTLLTVTILLVGGLTFLPTLALGPIAEHLSMGF
- the eat gene encoding ethanolamine permease: MNTQLNPTLGTLHLWGIAVGLVISGEYFGWSYGWGVAGTLGFLVTSLMVAAMYTCFIFSFTELTTAIPHAGGPFAYSRRAFGEKGGLIAGLATLIEFVFAPPAIALAIGAYLNVQFPALDPKHAAVGAYIVFMGLNILGVKLAATFELVVCVLAVAELLVFMGVVAPAFSFSNFALNGWAGSDTFGAPAIAGMFAAIPFAIWFFLAIEGAAMAAEEAKDPKRTIPKAYISGILTLVILAMGVMFFAGGVGDWRTLSNINDPLPQAMKTVVGESSGWLHMLVWIGLFGLVASFHGIILGYSRQFFALARAGYLPPFLAKLSRFQTPHRAIIAGGVVGIAAIYSDGLINLGGMTLTAAMITMAVFGAIVMYIMSMLSLFKLRKTEPLLERTFRAPGYPVVPGIALVLAVVCLVAMAWFNTLIGLIFLGFMAAGFIYFQLTAQDRADAPADAMLTGL
- the kdpF gene encoding K(+)-transporting ATPase subunit F; the protein is MSVLDGVSLLLAVALFIYLLVALLRADRN
- a CDS encoding DUF2897 family protein, which translates into the protein MPWYAWLIMVVAIGSIVGGLMMLRDSANKVELTDDQRKRVAERNAQADAKDAQDR